Proteins from one Nakamurella multipartita DSM 44233 genomic window:
- a CDS encoding anti-sigma factor family protein produces the protein MTQQPADDDLLCHDDAAYVLGALSAADRRAYEEHLRECQTCQASVRRLAGMPGLLALAAPDAIGDADPPVPPSLLPTLLRRARRADRRRRRLVGGVVGGLAAATAVLLVVLVWAIARPGAAPTNSADAGTSTSASAGSSAGPIAAPDETVPLDQVLPGPMTATLELDDKRWGTAITVVCSYEQSMRGSVPYDLAVVDTDGQVTSAGSWSGVPGVTARVPVATAVTRDHISAFEIRLADGRTILRGSP, from the coding sequence GTGACCCAGCAGCCGGCCGATGACGACCTGCTCTGTCACGACGACGCCGCCTACGTGCTGGGCGCGCTGTCCGCGGCCGACCGCCGGGCGTACGAGGAGCACCTGCGGGAGTGCCAGACCTGTCAGGCCTCGGTGCGCCGCCTGGCCGGAATGCCCGGCCTGCTGGCGTTGGCCGCCCCGGACGCGATCGGCGATGCGGACCCACCGGTGCCGCCGTCCCTGCTGCCCACCCTGCTGCGGCGCGCGCGCCGCGCCGACCGGCGGCGCCGCCGGTTGGTCGGCGGGGTGGTCGGTGGGCTGGCGGCGGCGACGGCCGTGCTGCTGGTGGTGCTCGTCTGGGCGATCGCCCGGCCCGGCGCGGCCCCGACGAACAGCGCGGACGCGGGGACCTCGACCAGTGCCTCGGCCGGGTCGAGCGCCGGCCCGATCGCCGCACCGGACGAAACGGTGCCGCTGGACCAGGTGCTGCCCGGGCCGATGACCGCCACCCTGGAGCTGGACGACAAGCGCTGGGGGACGGCGATCACCGTCGTCTGCTCGTACGAGCAATCGATGCGGGGGTCCGTCCCCTACGACCTGGCCGTCGTCGACACCGACGGGCAGGTGACCTCGGCCGGCTCTTGGAGCGGGGTGCCGGGGGTGACCGCCCGCGTGCCGGTGGCCACCGCGGTGACCCGCGACCACATCTCGGCGTTCGAGATCCGGTTGGCCGACGGCCGGACCATTCTTCGCGGTTCGCCGTAG
- the egtB gene encoding ergothioneine biosynthesis protein EgtB, protein MSAPNREPAQGTDDEIRSRIVDDLTRARRRTALLTEAVDDDDLIRQHSTLMSPLVWDLAHIGNQEELWLLRDVGGRDPLLPETVDQLYDAFQHPRADRPSLPLLDPAQSRTYVADVRSKVIDLLDRTPLRGRRLTEDGFVFGMIAQHEQQHAETMLATHQLRQGEPVLSAPPPPAAPGDRLPAQTLVPAGPFTMGTSAHPWALDNERPAHPVHVDAFWLDTVPVSNADYQDFIADGGYATRRWWDPAGWAHVQRVGLAAPLFWRREGPEWVRRRFGRTEPVPPDEPVLHVCWYEADAYARWAGRRLPTEAEWEKAARYDPVSDTTRQYPWGEDDPTAERANLGQDHLGPAPVGAYPAGASPLGIQQLIGDVWEWTSSDFTGYPGFAAWPYREYSEVFFGPEYKVLRGGSFAADRVACRGTFRNWDYPIRRQIFAGFRCARDAAPGEG, encoded by the coding sequence ATGAGCGCACCGAACAGGGAGCCGGCGCAGGGCACCGACGACGAGATCCGGTCGCGGATCGTCGACGACCTGACCCGGGCCCGCCGACGGACCGCCCTGCTGACCGAGGCGGTCGACGACGACGACCTCATTCGCCAGCACTCCACCCTGATGTCGCCGCTGGTCTGGGACCTGGCGCACATCGGCAACCAGGAGGAGTTGTGGCTGCTGCGGGACGTGGGCGGCCGCGACCCGCTCCTGCCGGAGACGGTGGACCAGCTCTACGACGCCTTCCAGCATCCGCGCGCCGACCGGCCGAGCCTGCCCCTGCTGGACCCGGCCCAGTCCCGCACGTACGTCGCCGACGTCCGGTCCAAGGTCATCGACCTGCTCGACCGCACCCCGCTGCGGGGACGGCGGCTGACCGAGGACGGGTTCGTCTTCGGCATGATCGCCCAGCACGAACAGCAGCACGCTGAGACGATGCTGGCCACCCACCAGCTGCGGCAAGGCGAACCGGTGCTGTCCGCGCCGCCCCCGCCGGCGGCCCCGGGCGACCGGCTGCCGGCGCAAACGCTGGTCCCGGCAGGCCCGTTCACCATGGGCACCTCGGCCCACCCGTGGGCCCTGGACAACGAGCGTCCCGCGCATCCGGTGCACGTGGACGCGTTCTGGTTGGACACGGTGCCGGTGTCCAACGCCGACTACCAGGACTTCATCGCCGACGGCGGCTACGCCACCCGCCGCTGGTGGGACCCGGCCGGCTGGGCGCACGTCCAGCGGGTCGGTCTGGCCGCGCCCCTGTTCTGGCGGCGCGAGGGCCCGGAGTGGGTGCGGCGCCGGTTCGGCCGGACCGAGCCGGTACCCCCGGATGAGCCCGTGCTGCACGTGTGCTGGTACGAGGCCGACGCCTACGCCCGCTGGGCCGGCCGGCGGTTGCCTACCGAAGCCGAGTGGGAGAAGGCGGCCCGGTACGACCCGGTCTCCGACACCACCCGCCAGTACCCGTGGGGCGAGGACGACCCGACCGCGGAGCGGGCCAACCTGGGGCAGGACCATCTGGGGCCGGCCCCGGTCGGCGCCTATCCGGCCGGCGCCAGCCCGCTGGGGATCCAGCAACTGATCGGCGACGTCTGGGAGTGGACGTCGAGCGATTTCACCGGCTATCCCGGGTTCGCCGCCTGGCCCTACCGGGAGTATTCGGAGGTCTTCTTCGGCCCGGAGTACAAGGTGCTGCGCGGCGGCTCGTTCGCCGCCGACCGCGTCGCCTGCCGGGGTACCTTCCGCAACTGGGACTACCCGATCCGGCGGCAGATCTTCGCCGGGTTCCGCTGCGCGCGTGACGCCGCCCCCGGGGAGGGCTGA
- a CDS encoding DUF4328 domain-containing protein: MDGRQDRPQPESPGSADADATDPRLRPVSDNGLAYPPPPYPPPPYPSAGQSYLSPDQPYSSPNQPYPPANQPDQPYPYPGLRPGHPAAGQPPSGGEPYPASWAPAGTPAGVRTLGLAVQIMLGLGLVAGAVRLWAETEQWAMIERWSNPRSIDLAEADASDQFVFAATMVWNVVLVATAVLFVVWFFRLRRNAGLWAPAAQRLGQGAAIWGWLPVVNFWIPFQVAQDALTATKPPGSPDKTGKGALRFWWIMWVAMVVVGFVNRAWGQELDTLAEVRRYTSNSILLTLVSLVAAIAAIGAVRVLTAAQERRRTVAGYPSGPF; the protein is encoded by the coding sequence GTGGACGGCAGGCAGGACCGGCCGCAGCCGGAATCACCGGGATCGGCCGACGCGGACGCGACCGACCCCCGGCTCAGGCCGGTCTCCGACAACGGCCTGGCCTACCCGCCGCCGCCCTACCCGCCGCCCCCGTACCCGTCCGCCGGCCAGTCGTATCTGTCGCCGGACCAGCCGTATTCGTCGCCGAACCAGCCGTACCCGCCGGCGAACCAGCCGGACCAGCCGTACCCGTACCCGGGCTTGCGGCCCGGACACCCGGCGGCCGGCCAACCGCCCTCCGGCGGCGAACCGTACCCGGCGTCCTGGGCACCGGCCGGGACACCGGCGGGTGTCCGCACGCTGGGACTGGCCGTGCAGATCATGTTGGGCCTTGGGCTGGTCGCCGGCGCCGTCCGGCTGTGGGCCGAGACCGAGCAGTGGGCGATGATCGAGCGCTGGTCGAACCCACGCTCGATCGACCTGGCCGAGGCCGACGCCTCGGACCAGTTCGTCTTCGCCGCCACCATGGTCTGGAACGTGGTGCTGGTGGCCACCGCCGTGCTCTTCGTCGTCTGGTTCTTCCGGCTGCGCCGCAACGCCGGGCTGTGGGCGCCGGCCGCGCAGCGGCTGGGTCAGGGCGCGGCCATCTGGGGCTGGCTGCCGGTGGTCAACTTCTGGATCCCGTTCCAGGTCGCGCAGGATGCGCTGACCGCGACCAAGCCGCCGGGATCGCCCGACAAGACCGGCAAGGGAGCCCTGCGCTTCTGGTGGATCATGTGGGTGGCGATGGTGGTCGTCGGCTTCGTCAACCGGGCCTGGGGGCAGGAGCTGGACACGCTGGCGGAGGTGCGCCGTTACACCAGCAACTCGATCCTGTTGACCCTCGTCTCCTTGGTGGCGGCGATCGCGGCGATCGGTGCGGTGCGGGTGTTGACCGCCGCGCAGGAGCGTCGCCGGACGGTCGCCGGGTACCCCTCCGGCCCGTTCTGA
- a CDS encoding Re/Si-specific NAD(P)(+) transhydrogenase subunit alpha encodes MRIGIPREEQPGETLVAATPKTTAKLIALGYDVIVEAGAGVAAKFPDEAFVQAGASIGTSAQVWSADVVAKVNEPSPAEVARLAEGGTVVARMTPDDHPELIEALQAKRATGLNLLAIPRISRAQSMDVLSTMSNIAGYRGVIEAAEAYGGMFAGQVTAAGKTQPATVFIIGAGVAGLAAIGAAVSLGAQVRAFDVRPEVGEQIESMGATFVQAAAAQQQVSADGYAQKLTEDQEAATARMYAQESAKADIVITTALVRGWAPTTITAEMVAGMKPGSVIVDLAAVGGGNCEATVPGEKVVTDNGVTIIGYTDLTSRMPAHTAQLYGTNIVNLLTLLTPGKDGQLVLDMDDVVQRAISVTHDGQVLWPPPPVQVSAAPKAAEVSAAEKPHLPTAAELAEQAKRKQQRLYAWFGVAAVLVGLAITFSPASFLGYFTVFILAVFVGFYVITNVSASLHTPLMAQTNAISGIILVGALLQLGSTNVLVVVLAFIAATVASINIFGGFAVAGRMISMFRKDA; translated from the coding sequence GTGCGCATCGGAATACCCAGGGAAGAACAACCCGGCGAGACGCTCGTCGCGGCCACCCCGAAGACGACGGCCAAGCTGATCGCGCTCGGGTACGACGTCATCGTCGAGGCCGGGGCCGGGGTCGCGGCGAAGTTCCCGGACGAGGCCTTCGTGCAGGCCGGGGCGAGCATCGGCACCTCCGCGCAGGTCTGGTCGGCCGACGTCGTCGCCAAGGTCAACGAGCCGAGCCCGGCCGAGGTGGCCCGGCTGGCCGAGGGTGGCACGGTGGTTGCCCGGATGACGCCGGATGACCACCCCGAGCTGATCGAGGCGTTGCAGGCCAAGCGGGCCACGGGCCTGAACCTGCTGGCCATCCCGCGGATCTCCCGGGCCCAGTCGATGGACGTGCTGTCCACGATGAGCAACATCGCCGGGTACCGGGGTGTCATCGAGGCGGCCGAGGCCTACGGCGGCATGTTCGCCGGGCAGGTCACCGCGGCCGGCAAGACACAGCCGGCGACCGTGTTCATCATCGGCGCCGGCGTGGCCGGGCTGGCCGCCATCGGTGCGGCGGTGAGCCTGGGCGCTCAGGTCCGCGCGTTCGACGTGCGTCCCGAGGTCGGGGAGCAGATCGAGTCGATGGGCGCGACCTTCGTGCAGGCCGCCGCCGCGCAGCAGCAGGTCTCGGCCGACGGGTACGCGCAGAAGCTGACCGAGGATCAGGAGGCCGCGACCGCGCGCATGTACGCGCAGGAGTCGGCCAAGGCGGACATCGTCATCACCACGGCGCTCGTCCGGGGCTGGGCTCCCACCACCATCACCGCGGAGATGGTCGCCGGGATGAAGCCCGGCAGCGTCATCGTGGACCTGGCCGCGGTCGGCGGTGGCAACTGCGAGGCCACCGTGCCGGGGGAGAAGGTCGTCACCGACAACGGGGTGACGATCATCGGCTACACCGACCTGACCAGCCGGATGCCGGCGCACACCGCGCAGCTGTACGGCACCAACATCGTCAACCTGCTCACCCTGCTCACCCCGGGCAAGGACGGGCAGCTCGTGCTGGACATGGACGACGTGGTCCAGCGGGCGATCAGCGTCACCCACGACGGCCAGGTGCTGTGGCCGCCGCCGCCGGTGCAGGTCTCGGCCGCGCCCAAGGCGGCCGAGGTGAGTGCCGCGGAGAAGCCGCACCTGCCGACCGCGGCCGAGCTGGCCGAGCAGGCCAAGCGCAAGCAGCAGCGCCTCTACGCCTGGTTCGGGGTGGCCGCGGTGCTGGTCGGGCTGGCCATCACGTTCTCGCCGGCCAGCTTCCTGGGTTACTTCACGGTCTTCATCCTGGCCGTGTTCGTCGGCTTCTACGTCATCACCAACGTCTCGGCGTCCCTGCACACCCCGTTGATGGCCCAGACCAACGCCATCTCCGGGATCATCCTGGTCGGCGCGCTGCTGCAGCTGGGCAGTACCAACGTGCTGGTCGTCGTGCTGGCGTTCATCGCCGCGACGGTCGCCTCGATCAACATCTTCGGTGGGTTCGCCGTCGCCGGTCGGATGATCTCCATGTTCCGGAAGGACGCGTGA
- the egtA gene encoding ergothioneine biosynthesis glutamate--cysteine ligase EgtA: MRPVTTAPSTTTFSDLPVEPTLSEAAAEAWIPRTFFKNGPPHRVGLELEFLVAGTGDDALATHYPHEQYPHLIDRLIDGPPDSPPGGGLDGRVTVEPGGQVELSSRPGDSLAATVDTVHHDLARLRRRARGRGARLVGLGVDPIRPPRRITDQPRYRAMERYFRPWGATGPAMMCSTASVQVNVEAATPAVDLHRRWELLHAIGPTLVAAFANSPRRLGRATGFQSTRQAIWQELDPARTGAPPRAPGEDPATAFTRWSLDAPVMLIRREHDDWSAPPELSMRSWIRHGRRAVPDRPAPTVDDLAYHLSTLFPPVRPRGHLEIRYLDALPGCWWIVPAAVIAALLDDPAAADQARATCEPVQEHWRTAARSGVRDPALGRAATALLTTAAQALRRDPTAARFADPVEGYLQRWTLRGRSPADDPPAGAGREPACDESENHREGTA, from the coding sequence ATGAGACCCGTCACCACCGCGCCGTCGACGACGACGTTCAGCGACCTGCCGGTCGAACCGACCCTGTCCGAAGCGGCCGCCGAGGCCTGGATCCCACGGACCTTCTTCAAGAACGGGCCCCCGCACCGGGTCGGGTTGGAATTGGAGTTCCTGGTGGCCGGCACCGGCGACGACGCCCTGGCCACGCATTACCCGCACGAGCAGTACCCGCACTTGATCGACCGCCTGATCGACGGCCCGCCCGACAGCCCGCCCGGCGGGGGTCTGGACGGTCGGGTCACGGTGGAGCCCGGGGGGCAGGTCGAGCTCAGCTCCCGCCCCGGTGACAGCCTGGCCGCCACGGTGGACACCGTTCATCACGACCTGGCGCGGCTGCGTCGACGCGCCCGGGGCCGGGGCGCTCGCCTGGTCGGGCTGGGGGTCGATCCGATCCGGCCTCCCCGGCGGATCACCGATCAGCCTCGCTACCGAGCCATGGAGCGGTACTTCCGGCCCTGGGGCGCGACCGGGCCGGCGATGATGTGCTCGACCGCATCGGTGCAGGTCAACGTGGAGGCCGCGACCCCGGCCGTCGACCTGCACCGCCGGTGGGAACTGCTGCACGCGATCGGCCCCACCCTGGTCGCCGCCTTCGCCAACTCCCCGCGGCGGCTGGGCCGGGCGACCGGCTTCCAGAGCACCCGGCAGGCCATCTGGCAGGAGCTGGACCCGGCCCGCACCGGGGCGCCGCCCCGCGCCCCGGGCGAGGATCCGGCCACCGCCTTCACCCGATGGTCGCTGGATGCGCCGGTCATGCTGATCCGGCGCGAGCACGACGACTGGTCGGCCCCGCCCGAGTTGAGCATGCGGTCCTGGATCCGGCACGGCCGCCGCGCGGTCCCGGACCGCCCGGCCCCCACCGTCGACGACCTGGCCTACCACCTGAGCACCCTGTTCCCGCCGGTCCGACCGCGTGGGCATCTGGAGATCCGCTACCTCGATGCCCTGCCGGGCTGTTGGTGGATCGTGCCGGCCGCGGTGATCGCGGCCCTGCTGGACGATCCGGCGGCCGCCGACCAGGCCCGGGCGACGTGTGAACCGGTCCAGGAGCATTGGCGGACGGCGGCCCGGTCCGGGGTGCGGGATCCCGCGCTGGGCCGGGCGGCGACGGCATTGCTGACCACCGCCGCGCAGGCCCTGCGGCGGGACCCGACCGCGGCCCGGTTCGCCGACCCGGTCGAGGGATACCTGCAGCGCTGGACGCTGCGCGGCCGCTCGCCGGCCGACGACCCGCCCGCCGGCGCCGGGCGCGAACCCGCATGCGATGAATCCGAGAACCACCGGGAGGGAACGGCATGA
- a CDS encoding helix-turn-helix domain-containing protein: MSPEQILRARSLRAHGYSARQVAKVLGLPRAVTTALFHRPPATDGRMLADGELRACWVSAGWSSGLLVDDRFRWPDPDDAASATPGLAAVLVARSAGRDSVSACGYLIDLYCLGVKDVIGPRVLNDQQHAQFTRAFFAGHRQPPIAAPLELAQQLVLGSARYARSLGFEPAPGFDDVRGHLGEWSGVRAITFGHHGRPEYIQGPYDNAGHVRDTLRGGAADRPASPPVSPSVPAPVDLVAV; this comes from the coding sequence ATGAGTCCTGAGCAGATCCTCCGCGCCCGCTCCTTGCGGGCCCATGGCTATTCCGCGCGTCAGGTCGCCAAGGTGCTGGGTCTGCCGCGGGCGGTGACCACCGCCCTGTTCCACCGTCCGCCGGCGACCGACGGCCGCATGCTGGCCGACGGTGAACTGCGCGCCTGCTGGGTCAGTGCCGGCTGGAGCAGCGGTCTGTTGGTGGACGACCGGTTCCGCTGGCCGGACCCGGACGACGCCGCCTCCGCCACCCCCGGGCTGGCCGCCGTGCTGGTCGCCCGCAGCGCCGGCCGGGACTCGGTGAGCGCGTGCGGCTACCTGATTGACCTGTACTGCCTCGGGGTCAAGGACGTGATCGGCCCGCGGGTGCTCAACGACCAGCAGCATGCCCAGTTCACCCGGGCCTTCTTCGCCGGCCACCGGCAGCCGCCGATCGCCGCCCCGCTGGAGCTGGCCCAGCAGCTGGTGCTCGGCTCGGCCCGGTACGCCCGGTCCCTGGGCTTCGAGCCGGCTCCCGGGTTCGACGACGTCCGCGGCCACCTGGGCGAATGGTCCGGGGTCCGGGCCATCACCTTCGGTCACCACGGGCGCCCCGAATACATCCAGGGGCCGTACGACAACGCCGGACACGTGCGGGACACCCTGCGCGGTGGCGCCGCGGACCGGCCGGCCTCGCCGCCGGTCTCGCCGTCGGTCCCGGCCCCGGTCGATCTGGTTGCCGTCTGA
- a CDS encoding class II glutamine amidotransferase domain-containing protein, whose translation MCRHLAYVGPPIRMGELLTDPPFSLVRQSWAPRRQQHGVVNADGFGVGWYPERPFVDPSGPGRAPDTGPDPRLGPAPDTGPARHRGAGPVWADETFTELSRVIHTRALLAAVRSATVGMVGGQSVAAAAPFRRGPWLFSHNGAVGGWPATASRLAWGLDPGVLATLEAPTDSALLWALTLDLLARGKAPRAALTEVIARIQDAGGGRATMLLTDGRSITATAWGTSLCWRRLPGGVVVASEPYDDHPDWVEVADGSLLTTQPTDGADDVVVEPLPISPGVHP comes from the coding sequence GTGTGCCGTCACCTGGCCTACGTGGGCCCGCCGATCCGGATGGGCGAGCTGCTGACCGACCCACCGTTCAGCCTGGTCCGCCAGTCGTGGGCGCCCCGCCGGCAGCAGCACGGGGTGGTCAACGCCGACGGGTTCGGCGTCGGCTGGTACCCCGAGCGTCCGTTCGTCGACCCGAGCGGGCCCGGCCGCGCACCCGACACGGGGCCCGACCCAAGGCTGGGCCCCGCACCGGACACCGGGCCCGCCCGGCACCGGGGCGCCGGACCGGTCTGGGCCGACGAGACGTTCACCGAGCTGAGCCGGGTGATCCACACGCGGGCCTTGCTGGCCGCGGTGCGCTCGGCCACCGTGGGCATGGTCGGCGGTCAGTCGGTGGCGGCCGCCGCGCCGTTCCGCCGCGGACCCTGGCTGTTCAGCCACAACGGCGCGGTGGGCGGCTGGCCGGCCACCGCGTCCCGCCTGGCCTGGGGGCTCGACCCAGGGGTGCTGGCCACCCTGGAGGCGCCGACCGACTCCGCCCTGCTGTGGGCGCTGACCCTGGACCTGCTGGCCCGCGGCAAGGCACCCCGAGCGGCCCTGACCGAGGTGATCGCCCGGATCCAGGACGCCGGCGGCGGCCGGGCCACCATGCTGCTCACCGACGGGCGGTCCATCACCGCGACCGCCTGGGGCACCAGCCTGTGCTGGCGCCGGCTGCCCGGCGGGGTCGTCGTCGCCTCCGAGCCCTACGACGACCACCCGGACTGGGTCGAGGTCGCCGACGGCTCACTGCTGACCACCCAGCCCACCGATGGGGCCGACGACGTCGTCGTCGAGCCGCTGCCGATCTCCCCCGGAGTACACCCATGA
- the egtD gene encoding L-histidine N(alpha)-methyltransferase produces MTFGFAYTDHLPADFADRSLREDVLTGLTATRKWLPPKWFYDKVGSELFEDITRLPEYYPTRTERAILTAHAGRIVELAGARTLIELGSGSSDKTRLLLDAMQTAADGDPDGLGYVALDVSEDALRQACAGLVAQYPRLRVAAVRADFTHQLDVLPPGAGRTVAFLGSTIGNLDPAERAAFLAALRAGLRPGDHFLLGADLVKPAEVLVPAYDDAAGVTAAFNRNVLAVLNHRLGADFDPADFDHQAVWDATAEWIEMRLRARRPVAVRVDDLDLDVRFDAGEDIRTEISTKFRRDRLTVELTDAGFTPQGWWTDEQGWFSLSLWGVR; encoded by the coding sequence ATGACCTTCGGCTTTGCCTACACCGACCATCTGCCCGCCGACTTCGCCGACCGCAGCCTGCGCGAGGACGTGCTGACCGGATTGACCGCGACCCGCAAGTGGCTGCCGCCCAAGTGGTTCTACGACAAGGTCGGCAGCGAGCTGTTCGAGGACATCACCCGCCTGCCCGAGTACTACCCGACCCGGACCGAACGGGCCATCCTGACCGCCCACGCGGGACGGATCGTCGAGCTGGCCGGCGCTCGCACGCTGATCGAGCTCGGGTCGGGCTCCTCGGACAAGACCCGGCTGCTGCTGGACGCGATGCAGACTGCTGCCGATGGTGATCCGGACGGGCTCGGCTACGTCGCCCTGGACGTCAGCGAGGACGCCCTGCGGCAGGCCTGCGCCGGACTGGTCGCGCAGTATCCACGGCTGCGCGTCGCGGCCGTCCGGGCCGACTTCACCCATCAGCTCGACGTGCTGCCGCCGGGCGCCGGGCGCACCGTCGCCTTCCTGGGCAGCACCATCGGCAACCTGGACCCGGCCGAACGGGCGGCGTTCCTGGCCGCTCTGCGGGCGGGACTGCGCCCGGGTGATCACTTCCTGCTCGGCGCCGACCTGGTCAAGCCGGCCGAGGTGCTCGTCCCGGCCTACGACGACGCCGCCGGGGTGACCGCGGCGTTCAACCGCAACGTGCTGGCGGTGCTGAACCACCGGCTCGGGGCCGACTTCGATCCGGCCGATTTCGACCACCAGGCGGTGTGGGACGCGACGGCCGAGTGGATCGAGATGCGGCTGCGCGCGCGTCGCCCGGTCGCGGTCAGGGTCGACGATCTGGACCTGGACGTGCGGTTCGACGCGGGCGAGGACATCCGCACCGAGATCTCGACCAAGTTCCGGCGGGACCGGTTGACCGTGGAACTGACCGACGCCGGGTTCACCCCCCAGGGCTGGTGGACCGACGAGCAGGGCTGGTTCTCGTTGTCCCTGTGGGGTGTGCGGTAG
- the pntB gene encoding Re/Si-specific NAD(P)(+) transhydrogenase subunit beta: MNTVVNERWYSLVQAAYVIAGVLFILSLAGLAHQKSAKAGNMAGKIGMALALAATVLLALLNSEQAVAVTAALIAGALLIGAVIGTIAARRVEMTQMPQMIAILHSFVGLAAVLVGFNSYLTEEHADAVHLIEVFLGVFIGAVTFTGSIIAYLKLSAKMKSAPLTLPGRNLLNLLLLVISAALLAWFVAAPSLLPLVIMTVVALLLGLHLVAAIGGGDMPVVVSMLNSYSGWAAAAAGFMLSNNLLIITGALVGSSGAILSYIMCKAMNRKFTAVILGGFGTEVKSSSKSDEDYGEHRETTTGDLAELLRESQTVVIAPGYGMAVAKAQYPVADLTAKLRAMGKDVKFAVHPVAGRLPGHMNVLLAEARVPYDIVLEMDEIQDDFPDTDVVLVIGANDTVNPAAAEDPGSPIAGMPVLQVWEAKHVVVFKRSMATGYAGVQNPLFFRENTAMLFGDAKDQVEELAHLVGVSAHEMAPAQS, from the coding sequence GTGAACACCGTGGTCAACGAGCGCTGGTATTCCCTGGTCCAGGCGGCCTACGTCATCGCGGGCGTGCTGTTCATCCTGTCGCTGGCCGGCCTGGCCCACCAGAAGTCGGCCAAGGCCGGCAACATGGCCGGCAAGATCGGCATGGCATTGGCCCTGGCCGCCACGGTCCTGCTGGCCCTGCTGAACTCCGAGCAGGCCGTCGCGGTGACCGCGGCGCTGATCGCCGGTGCCCTGCTGATCGGTGCGGTGATCGGGACCATCGCCGCCCGACGGGTCGAGATGACCCAGATGCCGCAGATGATCGCGATCCTGCACAGCTTCGTCGGCCTGGCCGCCGTGCTGGTCGGCTTCAACTCCTACCTGACCGAGGAGCACGCCGACGCCGTGCACCTGATCGAGGTCTTCCTCGGAGTGTTCATCGGCGCGGTCACCTTCACCGGTTCGATCATCGCCTACCTCAAGCTGTCGGCGAAGATGAAGTCGGCGCCGTTGACCCTGCCCGGCCGCAACCTGCTCAACCTGCTGCTGCTGGTGATCAGCGCCGCCCTGCTGGCCTGGTTCGTGGCCGCGCCCAGCCTGCTCCCGCTGGTGATCATGACGGTGGTGGCGCTGCTGCTCGGCCTGCATCTGGTCGCGGCGATCGGCGGCGGCGACATGCCGGTCGTGGTCTCGATGCTCAACTCGTACTCGGGCTGGGCGGCCGCGGCCGCCGGCTTCATGCTCAGCAACAACCTGCTGATCATCACCGGCGCCCTCGTCGGCTCCTCCGGCGCGATCCTGAGCTACATCATGTGCAAGGCGATGAACCGCAAGTTCACGGCGGTCATCCTGGGCGGCTTCGGCACCGAGGTGAAATCGTCGAGCAAGTCCGATGAGGATTACGGCGAGCACCGCGAGACCACCACCGGAGACCTGGCCGAGTTGTTGCGCGAGTCGCAGACCGTGGTGATCGCCCCCGGTTACGGCATGGCGGTGGCCAAGGCGCAGTACCCGGTGGCCGACCTGACCGCCAAGCTGCGGGCCATGGGCAAGGACGTCAAGTTCGCCGTGCACCCGGTCGCCGGCCGGCTGCCCGGGCACATGAACGTGCTGCTGGCCGAGGCCCGGGTGCCCTACGACATCGTGCTGGAGATGGACGAGATCCAGGACGACTTCCCCGACACCGACGTGGTGCTGGTGATCGGCGCGAACGACACGGTCAACCCGGCCGCCGCCGAGGATCCGGGCTCGCCGATCGCCGGCATGCCGGTGCTGCAGGTGTGGGAGGCCAAGCACGTGGTGGTGTTCAAGCGCTCGATGGCCACCGGGTACGCCGGGGTGCAGAACCCGCTGTTCTTCCGGGAGAACACCGCGATGCTCTTCGGCGACGCCAAGGACCAGGTCGAGGAGCTGGCCCACCTGGTCGGGGTGTCCGCGCACGAGATGGCGCCCGCGCAGAGCTGA
- a CDS encoding sigma-70 family RNA polymerase sigma factor, translating into MADDDRGGPVTDRGPAPVEPELDVPELDDAALLKALHDEHATALWHFVLHLTGGDRSRAEDVVQETLFRAWRRPAVLAQQQSSARGWLFTVARNIVVDGWRADRRRPTTSTESVPEPLQPDATDRALQAMVVAEAMQRLSHDHGAVLLECYYRGCTAAQAAARLDIPIGTVKSRLHYALHALRLVLEEMGVVK; encoded by the coding sequence GTGGCCGACGACGATCGGGGCGGGCCCGTCACCGACCGGGGACCGGCGCCGGTCGAGCCGGAACTGGACGTCCCGGAACTGGACGACGCCGCGTTGCTCAAGGCGCTGCACGACGAGCACGCCACCGCCCTGTGGCATTTCGTGCTGCACCTGACCGGCGGCGACCGCAGCCGGGCCGAGGACGTGGTCCAGGAGACCCTGTTCCGGGCCTGGCGGCGGCCCGCGGTGCTGGCCCAACAGCAGTCCTCGGCCCGCGGCTGGCTGTTCACCGTGGCCCGCAACATCGTCGTGGACGGGTGGCGGGCCGACCGCCGGCGGCCGACCACGTCCACCGAGTCGGTGCCCGAACCCTTGCAGCCCGATGCCACCGACCGGGCGTTGCAGGCGATGGTGGTCGCCGAGGCGATGCAGCGACTCAGCCATGACCACGGCGCCGTCCTGCTGGAGTGCTACTACCGGGGGTGCACCGCCGCGCAGGCCGCCGCCCGGCTGGACATCCCGATCGGCACGGTCAAGTCGCGGCTGCACTACGCCCTGCACGCGCTGCGGTTGGTCCTGGAAGAGATGGGGGTGGTGAAGTGA